The DNA segment CTTTAAGTCCTTCCAAAGCAGCAATTGAGCGAATGTAAGCAACACCACCACCTGCAACAATACCTTCTTCAACTGCAGCGCGAGTTGCACTTAAAGCATCATCCACACGGTCTTTCTTCTCTTTCATTTCAATTTCAGAAGCAGCACCTACGTACAATACAGCAACACCACCAGCTAACTTAGCTAAACGCTCTTGAAGTTTTTCCTTATCGTAATCAGAAGTAGAATTCTCAATTAGAGTTCTAATTTGAGCAACACGTGTATCAATTACATCCTTAGATCCAATTCCATTTACAATTGTTGTGTTCTCTTTGTCAATTGTAATTTTCTCACACTGACCTAACATTTCAATTGTAGCTTGTTCAAGCTTTAGCCCTTTTTCTTCAGAAATAACAACACCACCTGTTAGAATAGCAAGGTCTTCAAGCATTTCTTTTCTTCTGTCACCAAAACCCGGAGCCTTAACAGCAGCAACTTTTAATGAACCTCTCAAACGGTTTACAACCAAAGTAGCCAATGCCTCACCTTCTACATCTTCAGCAATAATCATCAGTGGACGACCAGCTTGCGCAGCAGGCTCAAGAAGTGGCATCAACTCTTTCATCGTTGAAATCTTCTTGTCACATAACAGGATGTATGGATTCTCAATATCCGCTTCCATCTTATCACCATTCGTGATGAAATATGGAGAAATATAACCACGGTCGAACTGCATACCTTCAACTACTTTTACGTAAGTCTCCGTACCTTTTGCTTCTTCAACTGTAATAACACCTTCTTTCTTTACTTTTTCCATTGCTTCTGCAATAAGAGAACCAATTGTCTCATCATTGTTTGCAGAAATCTTAGCAACTTGCTTAATCTTATCGTAGTTGTCACCAACTTCGTTAGATTGAGATTTGATATTTGCTACAACGGCTTCAACAGCTTTGTCAATACCACGCTTCAAATCCATTGG comes from the Labilibaculum sp. DW002 genome and includes:
- the groL gene encoding chaperonin GroEL (60 kDa chaperone family; promotes refolding of misfolded polypeptides especially under stressful conditions; forms two stacked rings of heptamers to form a barrel-shaped 14mer; ends can be capped by GroES; misfolded proteins enter the barrel where they are refolded when GroES binds), which encodes MSKEIKFNIEARDLLKVGVDALANAVKVTLGPKGRNVVIDRKFGAPQITKDGVSVAKEIELSDPGANMGAQMVKEVASKTADDAGDGTTTATVLAQSIVNVGLKNVTAGANPMDLKRGIDKAVEAVVANIKSQSNEVGDNYDKIKQVAKISANNDETIGSLIAEAMEKVKKEGVITVEEAKGTETYVKVVEGMQFDRGYISPYFITNGDKMEADIENPYILLCDKKISTMKELMPLLEPAAQAGRPLMIIAEDVEGEALATLVVNRLRGSLKVAAVKAPGFGDRRKEMLEDLAILTGGVVISEEKGLKLEQATIEMLGQCEKITIDKENTTIVNGIGSKDVIDTRVAQIRTLIENSTSDYDKEKLQERLAKLAGGVAVLYVGAASEIEMKEKKDRVDDALSATRAAVEEGIVAGGGVAYIRSIAALEGLKGDNEDETVGIEIVKRAIEEPLRQIVANAGGEGAVVVDKVKAGEADFGYNARIGEYQNMIEAGVIDPAKVSRVALENAASIAGMFLTTECVLIEEKEEEAAAPAMPPMGGGMPGMM